One window of Candidatus Marinarcus aquaticus genomic DNA carries:
- the secD gene encoding protein translocase subunit SecD, translating to MKIFNYRLIIFALSIVFGVVFAMPSFLQMESGKKINLGLDLQGGLHMLLGVNTDEAVSSKIKTYATSIKYFAEDEEILIDDLSMKNDTIRFMVLDEDELPKVDEMLSTIKGLSIQKPTPLDYVITLTAEEQAIVKDLSVTQAVETIRNRLDQFGLAEPTVIRQGEADIVVELPGIKTIEEERAARELISKPANLELMAVDEDMADQVYSLSPEQAAQYGDIILEQQDDPALKYLVKEIPILNGSQIIDAKVAFDQSNQPIINFTLNSSGARIFGEFTAKSIGKRLAVVLDGKVYSAPNIRERIGGGSGQISGGFTITEAGNVAIALRSGALPASVKLLEKRSVGPSLGADSIQASLLALILGFICVVVFMIVYYRMAGIVANIALITNIFIIVAVMAMFGATLTLPGMAGIVLTVGMAVDANVIITERIRELLKSGTSIGKAIEDGYANAMSAILDANITTLLVAVILYAYGTGPIKGFAVTISIGILASMLTAILGTHGIYEMLLNKIQKSKNTLFWFGVK from the coding sequence TTGAAAATCTTTAATTACAGACTAATAATATTTGCACTCAGTATCGTCTTTGGTGTTGTTTTTGCTATGCCTTCATTTTTACAAATGGAGAGTGGAAAAAAGATTAACTTAGGGCTTGATTTACAAGGTGGATTGCACATGCTTTTAGGGGTGAATACCGATGAAGCAGTCTCTTCAAAAATTAAAACATACGCAACGTCAATTAAATACTTCGCTGAAGATGAAGAGATTTTAATTGATGATTTAAGCATGAAAAATGATACCATTCGTTTCATGGTTTTAGATGAAGATGAACTGCCAAAAGTAGATGAAATGCTTTCGACTATCAAAGGATTAAGTATCCAAAAACCAACACCGTTGGACTATGTGATTACTTTAACTGCGGAAGAACAAGCTATTGTAAAAGACCTCTCAGTGACACAAGCTGTAGAGACCATTCGAAATCGTTTGGATCAATTTGGTTTAGCAGAACCAACTGTAATACGACAGGGTGAAGCCGACATTGTGGTGGAGTTACCAGGAATTAAAACCATTGAAGAGGAGAGAGCCGCACGAGAGCTTATCTCAAAACCTGCCAACTTAGAGCTCATGGCCGTCGATGAAGATATGGCGGATCAAGTTTATTCTTTAAGTCCAGAACAAGCGGCACAATATGGTGATATCATCTTAGAACAACAAGATGACCCAGCGCTTAAATATTTGGTCAAAGAGATTCCGATTTTAAATGGAAGTCAAATCATCGATGCTAAAGTGGCGTTTGACCAATCCAATCAACCCATCATTAACTTTACACTTAATTCAAGTGGGGCAAGAATTTTTGGTGAATTCACTGCAAAAAGTATCGGTAAACGACTGGCGGTGGTGTTGGATGGAAAAGTCTACTCAGCACCGAATATTCGAGAACGAATTGGTGGAGGAAGTGGTCAAATCTCAGGTGGATTTACCATTACTGAAGCAGGAAACGTGGCGATTGCTTTACGAAGTGGGGCATTACCAGCAAGCGTGAAACTTTTAGAGAAACGAAGTGTGGGACCAAGTTTGGGTGCGGATTCGATTCAAGCATCACTGCTTGCACTTATTTTAGGTTTTATTTGTGTGGTTGTTTTTATGATTGTTTATTACCGAATGGCAGGAATCGTGGCAAACATTGCATTGATTACCAACATCTTTATTATCGTTGCTGTTATGGCGATGTTTGGCGCAACCTTAACGCTGCCGGGTATGGCAGGGATTGTTTTGACTGTGGGTATGGCTGTGGATGCAAACGTTATTATCACAGAGCGTATACGAGAGTTGCTTAAATCAGGCACCTCAATTGGTAAAGCCATTGAAGATGGATACGCCAATGCCATGAGTGCAATTTTAGATGCAAACATTACCACGCTTTTAGTAGCAGTGATTTTGTATGCATACGGTACGGGTCCTATTAAAGGATTTGCTGTAACGATTTCTATTGGTATTTTGGCCTCAATGCTCACTGCAATTTTAGGGACACACGGTATTTATGAGATGCTTTTAAATAAAATTCAAAAATCTAAAAACACACTGTTTTGGTTTGGAGTGAAATAA
- the yajC gene encoding preprotein translocase subunit YajC, with product MGQGGDLISSLLPLVALFAIFYFLIIRPQQKQAKQHKEMVANLKKGDKIVTHGGLMVEITKVEEEYLIVKNHDNSEMKLVREFVSKVEA from the coding sequence ATGGGACAAGGTGGAGATTTAATAAGCTCATTATTACCTCTGGTTGCATTATTTGCAATTTTTTATTTTCTAATCATTCGACCGCAACAAAAACAAGCTAAACAGCATAAAGAGATGGTTGCTAACTTAAAAAAAGGTGATAAGATTGTAACACACGGTGGCTTAATGGTTGAAATTACTAAAGTAGAAGAAGAGTACTTAATTGTTAAAAACCATGACAACAGTGAAATGAAACTTGTTCGAGAGTTTGTTTCTAAAGTAGAAGCATAA
- a CDS encoding apolipoprotein N-acyltransferase: MFLIKRINSNKTNIIKGLYTSFFFSAFIYLSLFEIEFKLLHTLLALLAIYHFLRVPRQALFMAGFFVGILWFYWVGFSFTYYELAYLIPLVILGFALFYGFLFFACTIIDNIIFRSLALIGLSFLEPFGFNWFNPELLFVHSYFDIDKLSFMLIVLSMAMVTQFRLIALIPLVFAVQFGTPTMITSKLDIAMPQLEIAQEQKWKRSNLNKIIELNLTLIDNAIWEDKELIILPETTLPLLLNQNDVLLDKLKEKSFYIEIVLGSLFKEGELYHNSTYHFSQGKMSVANKVVLVPFGEAVPLPEVLRNFINDTFYNGAKDYTRATAPTDFNIKGESFRNAICYETTTHEIFENLNGVKQMISISNNAWFTPSIEPVLQKLLMKYYARLYGVTIYAVANGSENAIITP, encoded by the coding sequence ATGTTTTTAATAAAACGCATAAATTCTAACAAAACAAATATAATAAAAGGCTTGTATACCAGCTTTTTTTTCAGTGCTTTTATCTATTTAAGCCTCTTTGAGATTGAATTCAAACTTTTGCATACACTTTTAGCTCTTTTGGCGATTTATCACTTTTTGCGTGTGCCTCGTCAAGCACTCTTTATGGCTGGTTTTTTTGTGGGCATTTTATGGTTTTATTGGGTGGGTTTCAGTTTTACCTATTATGAACTTGCTTACTTAATCCCTCTAGTGATTTTAGGCTTTGCTTTGTTTTATGGTTTTCTCTTTTTTGCGTGCACTATTATAGACAATATCATCTTTCGTTCACTGGCACTGATTGGATTGAGTTTCTTAGAACCTTTTGGATTTAACTGGTTCAACCCTGAACTGCTCTTTGTGCACAGCTATTTTGATATCGATAAACTCTCATTTATGCTCATCGTTTTAAGTATGGCGATGGTGACACAGTTTCGACTCATTGCACTTATTCCTTTAGTATTTGCCGTGCAGTTTGGTACGCCAACAATGATTACAAGTAAACTTGATATTGCCATGCCTCAACTGGAAATTGCACAAGAGCAGAAGTGGAAAAGAAGCAATTTAAATAAAATCATTGAACTTAATTTGACTCTCATTGATAATGCCATTTGGGAAGACAAAGAGTTGATTATCTTACCTGAAACCACCTTGCCATTGCTTCTGAATCAAAACGATGTTTTACTGGATAAACTTAAAGAGAAATCGTTTTACATTGAGATTGTTTTGGGTTCTTTGTTTAAAGAAGGAGAGCTTTACCATAACTCAACCTATCACTTTTCACAAGGGAAAATGAGTGTAGCCAACAAAGTGGTACTTGTGCCTTTTGGAGAAGCCGTACCGCTTCCTGAAGTGCTTCGCAACTTTATCAATGACACCTTTTACAATGGGGCTAAAGACTACACTAGAGCTACTGCACCTACAGATTTTAATATCAAAGGGGAGTCGTTTAGAAATGCCATTTGTTATGAGACCACCACACATGAGATTTTTGAGAATCTCAATGGAGTCAAACAGATGATTTCTATTTCAAACAATGCCTGGTTTACACCCTCTATTGAGCCAGTGTTACAAAAACTGTTGATGAAGTATTATGCTCGATTATATGGCGTGACGATTTACGCAGTAGCCAATGGCAGCGAGAATGCCATCATCACTCCGTAA
- a CDS encoding efflux RND transporter permease subunit, producing MVEKVISYSVKNRFIILFLCAVLAVASLWSVKNTSLDALPDLSPPQVIVQVKWPGQSPKTIEEQISYPLISNLMSLPNIETVRAMSSFQNALIYVIFKDGSDLYDARNRILEQLSTLQGTFPQGASVAIGPDATGVGWAYEYALKSDTKTLAELRTLQDYYYKFALLGVDGVSEVASIGGFIKNYEITLNQDRLVQYNVSINEVQQALTKNNDDKGGRLLLENGFEHIITARGYLQSVVDIENITVKTIGSNPLKIKDIAQVNVTSSNRRGMADLNGEGETVGGIIVVRYGENPYKVIKAVKEKLKTLQVPDVEVVETYDRSSLIDKAIDTLKHTLIEESIIVMIVSGLFLFHFRSALIIIITLPLTVLFAFLLMKFFNLGSNIMSLGGIAIAIGAMVDATIVMVENAHKHLQNKENLTSQERMDIVVQSAKQVGRPIFFALVLVVVSFLPIFALTGQEGRLFSPLAFTKSFAMIAGAVISITLVPILMIYFIKGRIVPEDRNYLNKFFVKLYSPLLKLALRFRYAVVAVFAVTVMAAYPVYKNMNWEFMPMMNEQTFMYMPVTPYGIGVDLAKELTQKTNEVLKSFPEVQTVFGKAGRADTATDPAPLAMIETIIQFKPEEQWREGMTYKQLMKEMDQKLQVAGLINSWTYPIRGRIDMLLTGIRTPLGIKLYGNDHEKLEEVALQIEQTLKKFDKTLSVSSDKINSGYYLDIALEQEALARYGITKNDVLSTISLGVAGTQVSTMFDGLERYPISLRYEMSQREDITTLNNLQIKTKLGFQPLSTFAKLVYEEGPSVIKSEKALNVNFIYITPNQEISAKAYKDEAKELLKSIELPSGFYMEWAGQSEYLESAMKRLVYIIPLTFVIIFLLIFFALRNMIYTAIIFFTLPFALTGGIFYLEYLNFNISIAVIVGFLALLGVAAETSIVMLVYLHEAMLELKEKCLEEINKTHIFHAIYKGAVLRLRPKLMTLFAILGGLIPIMYIDGVGSEVMQRIAAPMIGGMISSAFLTLIIIPSIFYILAIRKKGEMGRVDLSH from the coding sequence ATGGTTGAAAAAGTAATATCATACAGTGTAAAAAACCGATTTATCATTCTGTTTTTATGTGCCGTTTTAGCAGTGGCGTCTTTATGGTCGGTTAAAAACACCAGCCTTGATGCTTTGCCAGACCTTTCACCTCCACAAGTGATTGTGCAAGTCAAATGGCCAGGGCAAAGTCCTAAAACCATTGAAGAACAGATTTCATACCCTTTGATTTCAAACTTGATGAGTCTGCCAAACATTGAAACCGTTCGAGCCATGAGCAGTTTTCAAAATGCATTGATTTATGTTATTTTCAAAGATGGCAGTGATTTATACGATGCAAGAAACCGTATCTTAGAACAGCTCTCAACGTTGCAAGGAACTTTTCCACAAGGTGCGAGTGTGGCTATTGGACCAGATGCCACTGGGGTTGGTTGGGCGTATGAGTATGCTCTTAAATCAGATACTAAAACACTAGCCGAGCTTCGAACGCTTCAAGATTATTACTATAAGTTTGCACTATTAGGTGTGGATGGGGTTTCTGAAGTTGCATCCATTGGTGGCTTCATTAAAAATTATGAAATCACACTCAACCAAGACAGGCTCGTGCAGTACAATGTCAGCATCAATGAGGTGCAACAAGCCTTAACAAAAAACAACGATGACAAAGGGGGTCGACTCCTTTTAGAAAATGGCTTTGAGCATATCATCACTGCCCGTGGATATTTACAAAGTGTGGTGGATATTGAGAATATCACCGTCAAAACCATTGGCAGCAATCCTTTAAAAATAAAAGACATTGCACAAGTTAATGTCACTTCAAGCAACCGTCGAGGGATGGCGGATTTAAATGGAGAGGGTGAAACCGTTGGGGGAATCATCGTTGTACGATATGGTGAAAATCCCTATAAAGTCATCAAAGCTGTAAAAGAGAAACTGAAAACTCTTCAAGTGCCTGATGTGGAAGTAGTAGAAACCTATGACAGAAGTTCTCTGATTGATAAAGCCATTGATACACTCAAACATACACTCATAGAAGAGAGCATCATTGTGATGATTGTAAGTGGGTTGTTTCTGTTTCACTTTAGAAGTGCGTTGATTATCATCATTACGTTGCCATTGACCGTGTTGTTTGCCTTTTTACTGATGAAGTTTTTTAACTTGGGTTCAAACATCATGAGTTTAGGAGGGATTGCCATTGCCATTGGTGCGATGGTGGATGCCACCATTGTCATGGTTGAAAATGCCCATAAACACTTGCAAAACAAAGAAAACCTCACTTCCCAAGAGCGCATGGATATAGTCGTGCAATCAGCCAAACAAGTAGGGCGTCCTATCTTCTTTGCACTGGTGTTAGTCGTGGTCTCTTTTTTACCTATTTTTGCATTGACGGGTCAAGAGGGACGTCTCTTTTCCCCATTGGCATTTACGAAGTCGTTTGCCATGATTGCTGGGGCAGTTATCTCAATTACACTCGTACCAATTTTGATGATTTATTTTATCAAAGGGCGTATTGTGCCTGAAGATAGAAACTATTTGAATAAGTTTTTTGTGAAGTTGTATTCGCCTCTACTCAAGCTTGCCTTGAGATTTCGATACGCGGTGGTAGCTGTTTTTGCGGTGACGGTGATGGCAGCTTATCCGGTGTATAAAAACATGAACTGGGAATTCATGCCCATGATGAACGAGCAAACCTTTATGTATATGCCTGTTACTCCGTATGGTATCGGTGTGGATTTGGCCAAAGAACTCACGCAAAAAACCAATGAAGTTTTAAAATCATTTCCAGAAGTACAGACGGTGTTTGGTAAAGCAGGGCGAGCAGACACAGCAACTGACCCAGCCCCATTGGCCATGATTGAAACTATTATTCAGTTTAAACCAGAAGAGCAATGGCGTGAGGGCATGACCTATAAGCAACTCATGAAAGAGATGGACCAAAAACTTCAAGTGGCGGGTTTGATTAACTCATGGACCTATCCTATTCGAGGACGAATTGATATGTTACTCACAGGGATTCGAACCCCATTGGGAATTAAGCTTTATGGAAACGACCATGAGAAACTGGAAGAAGTAGCACTGCAAATTGAGCAAACACTCAAAAAGTTTGACAAAACGTTGAGTGTCTCAAGTGATAAAATCAACTCAGGATATTATTTGGATATTGCTTTAGAGCAAGAAGCCTTGGCACGGTATGGAATTACCAAAAATGATGTGTTAAGCACCATCTCTTTAGGTGTGGCAGGAACACAAGTCTCTACGATGTTTGATGGCTTAGAGCGATATCCAATCAGTTTGCGATATGAAATGAGTCAACGTGAAGATATCACTACACTCAATAACTTGCAAATCAAAACCAAGTTAGGGTTTCAACCTTTAAGTACTTTTGCAAAGCTTGTTTATGAAGAGGGACCATCGGTGATTAAGTCTGAGAAGGCATTGAATGTAAACTTTATTTACATCACCCCAAATCAAGAGATTTCAGCCAAAGCGTATAAAGATGAGGCCAAAGAACTCTTAAAAAGCATCGAGTTGCCCTCAGGCTTTTATATGGAGTGGGCAGGACAAAGTGAGTATTTAGAGAGTGCCATGAAACGTTTAGTGTATATCATTCCTTTGACGTTTGTGATTATCTTTTTGCTTATTTTCTTTGCACTAAGAAACATGATTTATACAGCAATCATATTCTTCACCTTACCGTTTGCACTCACGGGTGGGATATTTTATTTGGAGTATTTGAACTTTAATATCTCAATTGCTGTGATTGTGGGATTCTTAGCGTTGCTTGGAGTAGCAGCAGAAACCTCGATTGTGATGTTGGTTTATTTGCATGAAGCGATGTTGGAACTCAAAGAGAAGTGTTTAGAGGAAATCAATAAAACGCACATTTTCCATGCCATTTATAAAGGAGCAGTGTTACGACTTCGTCCAAAACTCATGACACTCTTTGCTATTTTAGGGGGGCTTATTCCTATCATGTATATTGATGGAGTGGGAAGTGAAGTGATGCAACGAATTGCTGCACCGATGATTGGAGGAATGATAAGTTCAGCCTTTTTAACGCTGATTATTATTCCTTCAATTTTCTATATCTTAGCCATTCGTAAAAAAGGTGAGATGGGACGCGTTGATTTATCTCATTAA
- a CDS encoding efflux RND transporter periplasmic adaptor subunit: MKTLLTLIILFVLMTQASSAKILEAKQLFNKEVVEVVKKNIHEQKTFYGNTAVSTSAIEDVVIRFDGYITNLNASKDYMLLKKGEPLFSVDSNEVQTIQKELHIVKSINEKLYASAYEKLIALDIDTKMLQKIKSSSKALDEVSFYTPFNALVLKRNINKGSFAKKGQLLLQLANIDQLWFIAKVYQNDVASLKEGMKALVKIDGVEQVLKTRVDFVYPYLDEKSQTVDVRFVVQNQDLQLRPNMFGKVQVMIQSKEALVLPKTAVITKGEKHYVFLFLSQQEYEPIEVTAKRISSSEYEIISGVKEGEKVINNALFLLDSDALTNALYKSGGDDWDNEDW; encoded by the coding sequence ATGAAAACACTACTTACTTTGATAATACTGTTCGTGCTTATGACACAAGCTAGCAGTGCAAAAATTTTAGAAGCCAAACAACTCTTTAACAAAGAGGTGGTTGAGGTTGTTAAAAAAAATATTCATGAACAAAAAACCTTTTATGGAAACACCGCTGTAAGTACAAGTGCCATTGAAGATGTGGTGATACGTTTTGATGGATATATTACGAACTTAAATGCTTCAAAAGATTATATGCTCTTAAAAAAAGGAGAGCCACTTTTCTCTGTTGATTCCAATGAAGTGCAAACGATTCAAAAAGAGTTACACATTGTAAAAAGCATCAATGAAAAACTCTATGCAAGTGCCTATGAAAAACTGATTGCTTTAGATATTGATACTAAGATGCTTCAAAAGATAAAATCGTCATCGAAAGCTTTAGATGAGGTGAGTTTTTATACGCCTTTTAATGCACTGGTTTTAAAACGAAACATCAATAAAGGAAGCTTTGCTAAAAAAGGGCAACTGCTTTTACAATTGGCCAATATTGACCAACTTTGGTTTATTGCTAAAGTCTATCAAAACGATGTGGCATCACTCAAAGAGGGGATGAAAGCTTTAGTCAAGATTGATGGTGTTGAGCAAGTGTTAAAAACAAGAGTTGATTTTGTCTACCCTTATTTGGATGAAAAGAGTCAAACGGTGGACGTGCGATTTGTGGTGCAAAACCAAGACTTACAACTGCGTCCCAATATGTTTGGAAAAGTACAAGTGATGATTCAAAGCAAAGAGGCATTGGTATTGCCTAAAACAGCTGTGATTACCAAAGGGGAAAAACACTATGTTTTCTTGTTTTTATCACAACAAGAGTATGAACCAATAGAGGTCACAGCAAAACGAATCTCAAGCAGTGAATATGAGATTATCAGTGGGGTAAAAGAGGGTGAAAAAGTAATCAACAATGCTCTTTTTTTACTTGATTCAGATGCCCTAACCAATGCTTTATACAAAAGTGGCGGTGATGATTGGGATAATGAGGATTGGTAG
- a CDS encoding TolC family protein, translated as MFKKSLWLIFLAAQLSFAQNIQSLIDKSLEQNYTIQGLEKAIKTADENIKLSTKWQNPTLTFGVNDVQSGDISRRDLEPMQAQYIGVSQVVPLSSRLDIQEQIAKKDRAITALVLEDKKLQLKSKIIELGYSIVVLEKKKALFKTYLHNIEQLKALTTALYENDQTLQTESLNVEVLYHKTLLNIERLDNIIANLYLKLEEITQQKVEHLEVALETTQKHLNIDYLSHPKIKIQELKIKRFLDQEALEYEKKIPDVKLNMAYFQRDDKYEDYFNFSLGIPLAIYGSENIKALQAKSKSYEERSKLEDLKTNFQTNIAQIQNELDMSIRALEILQQSIIPTKQKMQEAVEVYNSLQKIKPQAVIQNLNELISFEFEVLDEQKNYYNNLAQAIYYGYAWSNQ; from the coding sequence ATGTTTAAAAAATCTCTTTGGCTTATCTTCTTAGCAGCGCAATTGAGTTTTGCCCAAAATATACAGTCGCTTATTGATAAAAGTCTTGAACAAAACTATACGATTCAAGGGTTAGAAAAAGCAATAAAAACGGCTGATGAGAACATCAAACTCTCTACAAAGTGGCAAAACCCGACATTAACATTTGGTGTAAATGATGTGCAATCAGGAGATATCAGTCGAAGAGATTTAGAACCCATGCAAGCTCAATATATTGGAGTTTCGCAAGTGGTTCCTTTAAGCAGTCGTTTAGACATACAAGAGCAAATCGCCAAAAAAGACAGAGCCATCACGGCTTTGGTTTTAGAGGATAAAAAACTGCAACTCAAATCTAAAATCATAGAGTTGGGATACTCTATTGTGGTTTTAGAGAAAAAAAAAGCACTTTTTAAAACCTATTTGCACAACATTGAACAACTTAAAGCACTCACCACAGCACTGTATGAAAATGACCAAACATTGCAAACAGAGAGTTTAAATGTGGAAGTGTTGTATCATAAAACGCTTTTAAACATTGAGCGATTGGATAACATCATTGCAAACTTGTATCTCAAACTTGAAGAGATAACACAGCAAAAAGTTGAGCATCTTGAAGTGGCATTAGAAACCACTCAAAAGCATTTGAATATTGATTATTTGAGTCATCCAAAAATCAAAATTCAAGAGCTTAAAATCAAACGGTTTTTAGACCAAGAGGCACTGGAGTATGAAAAGAAAATTCCCGATGTGAAACTCAATATGGCGTATTTTCAAAGAGATGATAAGTATGAAGACTACTTTAACTTCTCTTTGGGGATTCCATTGGCCATTTATGGCAGTGAAAATATCAAAGCTTTGCAAGCGAAGTCAAAGTCGTATGAAGAGAGAAGCAAACTTGAAGATTTGAAAACAAATTTTCAAACCAATATTGCACAAATTCAAAATGAACTTGATATGAGTATACGAGCATTGGAAATTTTACAACAAAGCATTATCCCTACCAAACAAAAAATGCAAGAGGCCGTTGAGGTGTATAACTCTTTACAAAAAATCAAACCTCAAGCAGTGATACAAAATCTCAATGAGCTTATCAGCTTTGAGTTTGAGGTTTTAGATGAACAAAAAAACTATTACAATAATTTAGCACAAGCCATCTATTATGGCTACGCTTGGAGCAATCAATGA
- a CDS encoding FixH family protein yields MQKLKSIVVASVLIAATSMMAESHNMNNMDHSKMNHAQMNHDMGQGNAMAYHNEMMTREGFNVILSSEKPLTNGNNEMHIMIGHQGMMINDAQVKVKFFMPEMPGMPYMEHKGNAKFENGKYKCDVNLSMNGTWQYQIKFKTADGKVQMVKGSVNY; encoded by the coding sequence ATGCAAAAGTTAAAATCAATTGTTGTTGCCTCAGTACTTATTGCTGCAACAAGTATGATGGCTGAGAGTCATAATATGAATAACATGGATCACTCTAAAATGAATCATGCACAAATGAATCATGACATGGGACAAGGTAATGCAATGGCGTATCACAATGAGATGATGACACGAGAAGGGTTCAATGTAATATTAAGCAGTGAGAAACCATTGACCAATGGAAACAATGAAATGCACATCATGATTGGACACCAAGGAATGATGATCAATGATGCACAAGTGAAAGTGAAATTCTTCATGCCAGAGATGCCAGGTATGCCATATATGGAACATAAAGGTAATGCAAAATTTGAAAACGGTAAATATAAGTGTGATGTGAATTTAAGTATGAACGGAACATGGCAATACCAAATCAAGTTTAAAACAGCCGATGGAAAAGTTCAAATGGTTAAAGGGAGTGTAAACTACTGA
- a CDS encoding DUF429 domain-containing protein encodes MRYLGIDLAWSSNNITSLALIEENQLLEVVDLQSTQEIVEYIKEKKPDKIGIDAPLLIENEQGNRQIEKNFLKDFSKYKLGAYPVNRTLFKRLYKEIRGEEIANSIEYTLRENLFEVYPHATIIQLFTKDHVLPYKRKKGRDVQYIKEQLQRYAEYLSLYICNIPDMNIPHAKGKQLKTTEDRLDAICCALTLWYGFKHGHHSYDNLLIVPQKLHI; translated from the coding sequence ATGAGATACTTAGGGATTGACTTAGCGTGGTCAAGCAATAACATTACCTCTTTAGCACTCATTGAAGAGAATCAATTGTTGGAAGTTGTTGATTTACAAAGTACACAAGAAATCGTTGAATATATTAAAGAAAAAAAGCCTGATAAAATAGGCATCGATGCACCACTGCTTATTGAAAATGAGCAAGGTAATCGTCAAATAGAGAAAAACTTCTTAAAAGACTTTTCCAAATACAAACTGGGAGCCTACCCCGTTAATCGCACACTTTTTAAACGTTTGTATAAAGAGATACGAGGCGAAGAAATTGCAAACAGTATTGAATACACATTAAGAGAGAATCTTTTTGAAGTCTATCCTCATGCAACCATCATACAACTCTTTACAAAAGATCATGTCTTGCCTTATAAACGTAAAAAGGGAAGAGATGTTCAATATATAAAAGAGCAACTGCAACGATATGCCGAATATCTTTCACTGTATATTTGTAATATTCCTGATATGAATATCCCGCATGCAAAAGGGAAGCAACTTAAAACCACTGAAGACAGACTCGATGCCATTTGTTGTGCATTAACCCTTTGGTACGGTTTTAAGCATGGACATCACTCTTATGATAATCTGCTGATTGTCCCTCAAAAACTACACATATAA